Proteins from one Sarcophilus harrisii chromosome 2, mSarHar1.11, whole genome shotgun sequence genomic window:
- the FBXO34 gene encoding F-box only protein 34, which yields MCNMNGKGPAESLNVKDKNNTPSMTVQQVEEGEEPLCIWAVVKPGNTKEKIAFFAAHQCSNRTGSMKIKSTWDIDGRATKRRKKSVDLKKVKVQLERMKEGSVSPYQPEPFACDIENCSLHYMSDNGNGFYPGRPASVIEMVAFLEQRASTLLATCTKNCINSSATLRFTRQSKEVPPASDLFCVLEACEDPPRENPKGGKPQGETVHVLDMVARLESECLKQQRERETGGGLSRNNSFRRHVGRVLLANGTREEGNEAVKGFPEIPNAQENPAVAGTRDGAPESAGHCSSLQGTESWECASPASLSAGVDFHVDSATLEPGQQSAMKIQGRCDVEMAEELHGPSFLPHTQPQELPSDAMQNKGGTVDCMSKKIVPFPSQNPDQRMRESVCISISVSKVEKNQDSGISHCEDPLPGMLFFLQPNQPEKIGSELSESTRNSPRSLSNKVSCADDTELGGESVSVVEPFALVDSATESTMGNALQGLEGACLKKQVSHDFLETRFKIQQLLEPPQYMAFLPHHIMVKIFRFLPTKSLVALKCTCCYFKFIIEYYNIRPADSRWVRDPRYKEDPCKKCKKKYVKGDVSLCRWHPKPYCQALPYGPGYWMCCHRSQKGVPGCKLGLHDNHWVPDLRG from the coding sequence ATGTGTAATATGAATGGAAAAGGTCCCGCCGAAAGCTTGAATGTTAAAGATAAGAATAATACACCATCCATGACAGTCCAACAagtagaagaaggagaagagCCATTATGTATTTGGGCTGTTGTGAAACCTGGCAATACTAAGGAGAAAATTGCCTTCTTTGCAGCCCATCAGTGCAGTAACAGGACAGgctcaatgaaaattaaaagcacTTGGGATATTGACGGAAGAGCTactaagagaaggaagaaatctgtGGATCTTAAAAAAGTCAAGGTACAATTAGAAAGGATGAAAGAAGGCAGTGTCAGCCCCTACCAGCCTGAGCCTTTTGCTTGTGATATTGAAAACTGTTCTTTGCATTACATGAGTGACAATGGAAATGGATTCTATCCAGGGAGGCCTGCATCAGTCATTGAAATGGTTGCTTTCCTAGAGCAGAGAGCAAGTACTCTGCTGGCTACGTGCACCAAAAACTGTATCAACTCTTCTGCCACTCTGAGATTCACAAGGCAATCTAAGGAGGTGCCTCCAGCCTCTGATCTCTTTTGTGTCCTGGAAGCCTGCGAGGACCCTCCGAGAGAAAATCCCAAGGGCGGCAAACCACAGGGTGAGACTGTGCACGTGCTCGACATGGTGGCCAGGCTGGAGTCGGAATGCTTGAAGCAGCAGAGGGAACGGGAAACGGGGGGAGGCCTTTCTAGAAATAACAGCTTCCGGAGGCACGTGGGCCGGGTGTTGCTGGCAAACGGCACTCGGGAGGAGGGGAATGAAGCTGTGAAGGGGTTCCCCGAGATCCCAAACGCCCAGGAAAATCCCGCTGTGGCTGGGACTAGAGATGGTGCCCCAGAGAGTGCTGGCCACTGCTCTTCTCTGCAGGGAACAGAGTCTTGGGAATGTGCCTCCCCTGCTTCGCTGTCAGCAGGTGTGGACTTTCATGTGGACAGCGCAACCTTAGAGCCGGGGCAGCAGAGCGCTATGAAAATACAGGGCAGGTGTGACGTGGAGATGGCCGAGGAGCTCCATGGGCCATCTTTTCTGCCTCACACCCAGCCTCAAGAATTACCATCAGATGCTATGCAAAACAAAGGGGGGACTGTTGATTGTATGAGTAAGAAGATTGTGCCATTTCCTAGCCAGAATCCTGATCAAAGAATGAGAGAGTCTGTATGTATTAGTATTTCTGTATCCAAGGTGGAGAAAAACCAGGATTCTGGTATAAGCCATTGTGAAGATCCACTCCCAGGGATGCTGTTCTTTCTTCAGCCTAATCAACCTGAAAAAATTGGTTCCGAATTGAGTGAAAGTACAAGAAATTCCCCAAGATCTCTCTCAAACAAGGTTTCTTGTGCAGATGATACAGAACTTGGGGGGGAAAGTGTTTCAGTGGTAGAGCCCTTTGCACTAGTTGATTCTGCTACAGAAAGTACTATGGGAAATGCACTGCAGGGTTTAGAAGGTGCTTGTTTGAAGAAGCAGGTGTCACATGACTTTTTGGAGACAAGGTTTAAAATTCAACAACTGCTGGAGCCTCCACAGTACATGGCCTTCTTGCCCCATCATATAATGGTGAAAATCTTCAGATTTCTTCCAACTAAGAGTTTGGTAGCTCTTAAATGCACTTGCtgctattttaaatttatcattgaATACTACAACATCAGGCCAGCAGATTCTCGCTGGGTTCGAGATCCACGCTATAAAGAAGATCCCTGTAAGAAGTGCAAAAAGAAGTATGTGAAAGGGGATGTGTCACTCTGCCGGTGGCATCCAAAGCCCTACTGTCAAGCCTTGCCATATGGCCCTGGATACTGGATGTGTTGTCACCGGTCTCAGAAAGGTGTTCCTGGCTGTAAGCTGGGTCTCCATGACAATCATTGGGTTCCTGATCTGCGTGGTTAA